A part of Diprion similis isolate iyDipSimi1 chromosome 12, iyDipSimi1.1, whole genome shotgun sequence genomic DNA contains:
- the LOC124413623 gene encoding phorbol ester/diacylglycerol-binding protein unc-13-like, whose translation MSLLSVTVKKARFVGVQAQQFNTYVTLKLQNVKSTTVTVKGANPCWEQDFLFETNDPNTGLLVEVWSKGMIWDRALGYHYIPLPEVSYSNEVDNRQDGSGQWISLDSELEMRGGEVVGTKTPTGHMLLIDCRFELPFGKCDPPTGWKSLLRSETAMKLRAARPTCGSVLPQCRPTANRSFETRSKLDVKNFAKFDSNRVWLIKAEFADYPRMNG comes from the exons TGAAGAAGGCCCGGTTCGTAGGAGTTCAAG CGCAACAATTCAACACGTACGTAACGCTGAAGCTGCAGAATGTTAAATCAACAACGGTCACCGTCAAGGGAGCCAATCCGTGCTGGGAACAAGATTTTCTATT CGAGACGAACGACCCGAACACTGGACTTCTGGTCGAGGTCTGGAGCAAAGGGATGATCTGGGACCGCGCACTCGGCTACCACTACATTCCCTTGCCGGAAGTGTCCTACTCCAACGAG GTCGACAATCGTCAGGACGGTTCCGGTCAATGGATCAGCCTGGATTCCGAGCTGGAGATGAGAGGTGGAGAAGTAGTTGGTACGAAAACACCGACGGGACACATGCTGCTGATCGATTGTCGGTTCGAGCTGCCTTTTG GAAAGTGTGACCCTCCGACCGGATGGAAATCTCTGCTAAGAAGCGAAACGGCTATGAAGTTGAGAGCGGCTCGGCCCACGTGCGGCTCAG ttttaCCACAGTGTAGACCGACGGCGAACCGTTCATTCGAAACGCGATCGAAGCttgacgtgaaaaattttgcgaagtTCG ACTCGAACCGCGTTTGGTTAATAAAAGCAGAGTTTGCTGATTATCCTCGAATGAACGGCTGA